In the Candidatus Latescibacterota bacterium genome, one interval contains:
- a CDS encoding IS110 family transposase, with protein sequence MLAYHLSSSKGGRYTVLNESCKEIKDLEIRIRDIERNLRALSKDDPVIGRLRSIPGIGLLSSTAIVAFTGDINRFPSGRHFASYLGLTPREHSSGLHRRLGRISKRGDSYIRMLLVHGARSVLWASKRSKNPDRLRSWALEIERTRGHNKAAVALANKLARIIWAVWINDSRFNSVREVG encoded by the coding sequence ATATTAGCATATCATCTGTCCAGTTCCAAAGGGGGACGGTATACTGTTCTCAACGAATCATGTAAAGAGATCAAGGATCTCGAAATCCGTATCCGAGATATCGAACGTAACCTCAGGGCCTTGTCTAAAGATGATCCTGTCATAGGACGACTGCGCTCCATACCCGGAATCGGCCTGCTGAGTTCCACTGCAATTGTAGCTTTCACGGGTGATATAAATCGCTTCCCCTCTGGCCGCCATTTCGCCAGCTATCTCGGCCTTACTCCCAGAGAACACTCCAGCGGCCTGCATAGACGCCTCGGACGCATCTCCAAGCGCGGAGACTCTTATATTCGGATGCTCCTGGTTCATGGTGCAAGGTCAGTTCTCTGGGCTTCAAAGAGATCAAAGAATCCTGATCGCCTTCGCTCTTGGGCCCTGGAGATCGAACGCACCAGAGGACACAACAAAGCTGCCGTTGCTCTGGCTAACAAGCTCGCTCGTATTATATGGGCTGTATGGATCAATGACTCTCGCTTCAATTCTGTAAGGGAGGTCGGATGA